In the Endozoicomonas sp. SCSIO W0465 genome, TCACACGTCTTCGGTGTCCCCCATGATTGAGTTATCCGATGGTCGTCGCTTTTCTGGTGATCTTTTAGTGGGAGCAGACGGTGCTAATTCACGGGTTCGTCAGGCTGCGGGCCTGGCCATGGAGCAACGGGACTATGAGCAACAATGCCTGGTGGCAACGGTTGAAATTGCCGGCGGTTGTCAGGACATTACCTGGCAGGCCTTTACCCCAACAGGCCCCGAGGCCTTTTTGCCATTGCCGGATATTAATGGCAGAAGTTACGGCTCTATTGTCTGGTATAACCATCCGGAAAAGGTTCGACAGCTACTGACACTCTCCAATGAGGCATTCATTAAGGAACTGGTCACCACATTCCCTTCTGCGTTGCCTGAAATTATTCAGCTGCACGAGCGAGGAGCATTCCCCATTGCCCGGCGACATGTGACGGAGTATTTCCGACCGGGTGTCGTTCTGGCCGGTGATGCAGCCCACACGATAAATCCCCTGGCAGGCCAGGGTGTAAACCTTGGTTTACAGGATGCAGCCTGGCTGGTTGAAATTCTGGTTGATGCCCGCAGGGCAGGTGAAAACCCGGGAAGCCCGGAGGTTCTTATCCGGTATGAGAAGGCAAGGCGCAGAGATAATGCATTGATGATGAACACGATGGATGCTTTTTACCATGCTTTCAGTAATCAGAGTAAACCGCTGCAGCTGCTGCGAAATCTCGGTCTGAGGGTCGCTGGTAAGCTGTCACCCGCAGTCAATCAAGTGATGAAATATGCCATGGGGCTTTCTGGTAAACAGCCCAGATTGGCCGCCGGTAAAAAATATCCATTCAACAGCACTGCAGGGAGTGAAAAACACCTGAAAAAAGATAGGCTCTATTTTGATTACGAACTGCTCTACAGTGAAAACTGACTGTAGGTCACGAAAAACAAGGATTGGGCAACATTACCGGACAATATGCTGACAACCTTTGTAGATAAAGGGCTTCAGCAATGTTCAACCCAGTAGCAGTCTGAAATCCTACAAGAGCCAAAAGATATATACACGGATTGCACTTCGTAAAACCCTGATGCACCTCTTGGTATGGGTGGCATAAGATAGTCCGCACTATCGATGACAACCGATGACAACCGATGACAACGCAGCTTGGGGAGCAAACGATGAGAACAATGATTTCAACCGGTTTCAGACTCACAGCCATGGCCTCTCTGGGATTCTGGTGGGCCTGGTTGATCGCTGGTGTCGCCTACTACTATACGATTGAACAGGCTTCATTGTGGCCCTCATTTACTTCCGGTGCAGGTATTGCCCTGGTGGTCATGGTTTGCGGTGTTTTCAGCGCAATCATCTCAGACTCACTTCATTGATTGATCAGTCACACATCCCAGTCAGTAAATAGCCCAGCTGCTGTTTTGTATTGATTATTGCCGGGCTTTTGCCTGTTACAACATTACTAATCAATTATACGACTAAAATAGTTTGATATTCCTTGAACAGATACAGAACCTTTTGTTGTCTAATAGAGTTGTCTAATAGGCTTGTCTAATAAGTTGTCTACAAGTTGCTTATAATTCCATTCCCAGCTCTCTGTAAAACATCTTTTCACGTACCTGAGCACCTCTGTTTCACTATTTTTCTGGCAAACTGGCATGTCTTTCATTCCTTCGTACAACTGGCTTATCGGCCTGACCGTCGCCATTTTCTCCTCCTGTCTTTATGCCATACCGCCCAAGAATTTTTCCAGTGCCAAGCGAGAGGCCGCCAAAATATACGACAAAAATCTTATTAGTTTTTACTGTGGTTGTCCGATTAAAAAAGAAGGAAACAAACTGGTTCCGGACCTTCAGGCCTGCGGCTACTCCATCCGTAAACAGGAAACCAGAGCAAACCGGATTGAGTGGGAGCATGTCGTGCCGGCCTGGGCATTTGGGCATCAGCTGCAATGCTGGCAGCAGGGGGGCAGGAAAAACTGCAGTCGTAACAGCCCGGAGTTTCGGGCAATGGAAGCAGACCTGCATAACCTGGTTCCGGCTATTGGGGAAGTCAATGGAGACCGTTCTAACTATCGATTCGGTATATTGACCAACCCTCCAGATTACTATGGCCATTGCGACTTCCATGTGGATTTTAAAGCCCGCGTAGCCCAACCGCCTGAAAGTCAACGTGGCAGTATTGCCCGGATCTACCTCTATATGGCGGACAAATATAAATTCAAACTCAGTGACAAGGAAAGAAAGCTCTTTGATGCATGGAACAGGATGTACCCGGTTACCTCCTGGGAGTCAGAACGTAACCAGAAAATCAGTGAGATACAGGGTTGGGGAAATCCATACATCAATACCCCTTCAGCAATCTGAACCCTGACTGCAGGAACAATGATGCCATCAACCACTGCAAATTACTGACTTAAGTCCGGGAAATCTTACAGTGATAGCACCATAACTTTTAGAACAAGAAAGATACTTGCTATCATGACGGATTTATTGTCAGTCCTGAAACAGGTTTAAGCATGGCGGAGCAGATCATTATTGGCGACGATGGAGTTGAGCGTCAGTCCCTGAGAGCGTATACAGAGAACGCGTACCTGAATTACT is a window encoding:
- a CDS encoding FAD-dependent monooxygenase, whose translation is MKRTDACGHSDDQQHYDVLIVGGGMVGATIACGLGQQGIRVAVFDHTEPSPLSVDALPGLRVSALSTASERILRQLGAWSHMQSIRMTPYRRMAVWEKLHSPFGKEIDSRANRVVFDAQQIDHSQLGFIVENRVTQAGLLEAIKSYPSVSFFCPVNIEKIHTSSVSPMIELSDGRRFSGDLLVGADGANSRVRQAAGLAMEQRDYEQQCLVATVEIAGGCQDITWQAFTPTGPEAFLPLPDINGRSYGSIVWYNHPEKVRQLLTLSNEAFIKELVTTFPSALPEIIQLHERGAFPIARRHVTEYFRPGVVLAGDAAHTINPLAGQGVNLGLQDAAWLVEILVDARRAGENPGSPEVLIRYEKARRRDNALMMNTMDAFYHAFSNQSKPLQLLRNLGLRVAGKLSPAVNQVMKYAMGLSGKQPRLAAGKKYPFNSTAGSEKHLKKDRLYFDYELLYSEN
- a CDS encoding endonuclease, which gives rise to MSFIPSYNWLIGLTVAIFSSCLYAIPPKNFSSAKREAAKIYDKNLISFYCGCPIKKEGNKLVPDLQACGYSIRKQETRANRIEWEHVVPAWAFGHQLQCWQQGGRKNCSRNSPEFRAMEADLHNLVPAIGEVNGDRSNYRFGILTNPPDYYGHCDFHVDFKARVAQPPESQRGSIARIYLYMADKYKFKLSDKERKLFDAWNRMYPVTSWESERNQKISEIQGWGNPYINTPSAI